The Chloroflexota bacterium genome includes a window with the following:
- a CDS encoding zinc-ribbon domain-containing protein: MQQRCPNCGSPIAPGQRFCGGCGAQLSLACPYCRITVSPGTKFCPSCGASLGGGTPQQPGWGPQPGGMPPQQPGWGPQPGGMPPQQPGWGPQPGWGQQQAWAPPAPKRQSSSSSRPFLVLLLFVLLIGLGALTYLYTPIGDTIKDLLQSYTGGTTTTPTVDTTKPVLSDYNANVGPTSAAITWKTDEFSSTQVEYGETVAYGSVMPAIPDHDPTGGQSLGVVDHAVTLTGLKPNTIYHYRVKSKNAANLEAVSADQTFTTTTASEE; the protein is encoded by the coding sequence ATGCAACAAAGGTGTCCTAATTGTGGTTCGCCAATTGCGCCGGGTCAGCGATTTTGTGGTGGCTGTGGTGCTCAGTTAAGCCTCGCTTGCCCCTATTGCAGGATCACGGTCAGCCCTGGAACTAAGTTTTGCCCGAGCTGTGGTGCCTCATTAGGCGGAGGCACGCCCCAGCAACCGGGATGGGGACCACAGCCAGGTGGAATGCCACCGCAACAACCAGGTTGGGGACCACAGCCAGGTGGAATGCCACCGCAACAACCAGGTTGGGGACCACAGCCAGGATGGGGACAGCAACAAGCATGGGCACCACCAGCGCCAAAGAGGCAATCATCGTCATCGTCGAGACCGTTTCTAGTGCTATTGTTATTTGTCCTCCTTATCGGCCTTGGAGCTCTCACTTATTTGTACACACCAATCGGTGATACAATAAAAGACCTACTCCAATCTTACACTGGTGGCACCACCACAACGCCTACCGTAGATACCACAAAGCCAGTATTATCAGATTACAATGCAAATGTAGGCCCAACCAGTGCTGCTATCACCTGGAAAACTGATGAGTTCTCTAGCACCCAGGTTGAGTATGGTGAGACCGTGGCTTATGGTTCAGTTATGCCAGCCATACCAGATCACGACCCAACTGGTGGCCAGTCGCTCGGAGTTGTCGACCATGCTGTAACTTTGACCGGCCTTAAGCCAAACACTATTTACCATTATAGAGTCAAGTCCAAAAACGCGGCCAACCTTGAAGCAGTATCAGCCGATCAGACTTTTACCACCACTACTGCGTCCGAAGAGTAG